The following proteins are encoded in a genomic region of Pyrus communis chromosome 11, drPyrComm1.1, whole genome shotgun sequence:
- the LOC137709065 gene encoding uncharacterized protein produces the protein FLFCFLLFLVFVIQEPPLESNPSFYGKTSNNPFADTFPDPLCKLNLKETSDFVKSLPVPRNVTSAQRREGGVSSVTQRRAVEAPPTPGRPVFCFSVGNFSRKSFPSKWDDAEKWLISTSCQESPAHTIKPQSDSTNIFNPKQCEVFAEKSRVTEDKVSKVVSSFQRCVSLNNYQSARAFNGVSTSADVLLKGSGTEEAHHVHHRDAGTEMTPLGSSTTSRCPTLFKCSSPARHNTPANRSGPLALGHSSSTNNTIDIAQLQECLGTQYDSVQSNWSSREEEEVEISKSLRHFEASNPRGERISEIRAAAWEGEENNKCCLRYQREEAKIQAWVNLQSAKAEAQSRKLEVKIQKMSSNLEEKLMKRMAVVHTKAEEWRATARQQHSEQIHKATNNPHKMITNRHNPHFSGHISCGCFPCSNIK, from the exons ttccttttttgtttcctgTTGTTTTTGGTGTTTGTGATTCAGGAACCGCCATTGGAGAGCAACCCAAGCTTCTATGGAAAAACCAGTAACAATCCATTTGCTGACACATTTCCAGATCCTCTCTGCAAGCTCAACCTCAAGGAAACCTCTGATTTTGTCAAGTCACTCCCGGTCCCAAGAAATGTCACGTCAGCACAGCGGAGGGAGGGAGGAGTGAGCTCTGTGACACAGAGGAGAGCAGTAGAAGCTCCTCCCACTCCTGGAAGGCCAGTTTTCTGCTTCTCAGTTGGGAACTTTTCGAGAAAGAGCTTTCCTTCAAAGTGGGATGATGCTGAGAAGTGGCTCATAAGCACTTCCTGCCAAGAATCTCCTGCTCACACCATCAAGCCACAATCAGATTCCACAAatatttttaacccaaaacaaTGTGAGGTTTTTGCTGAAAAATCAAGGGTCACAGAGGATAAGGTCTCAAAGGTGGTCTCAAGCTTCCAAAGATGTGTTTCTCTGAACAATTATCAATCTGCCAGAGCTTTCAATGGGGTCTCAACCTCAGCTGATGTGCTTCTAAAAG GCAGCGGCACAGAAGAGGCTCATCATGTACACCATCGAGATGCCGGCACAGAGATGACTCCTCTTGGAAGCTCCACAACTTCGAGGTGCCCTACGCTGTTCAAGTGCTCATCTCCCGCGCGCCACAACACACCTGCAAATAGGTCAGGGCCATTGGCATTGGGGCACTCTAGCAGCACCAACAACACCATTGACATTGCCCAGCTGCAGGAGTGCCTCGGGACACAGTACGATTCAGTTCAATCGAACTGGAGCTCAAGGGAAGAAGAGGAAGTGGAAATATCGAAAAGCTTGAGACATTTTGAAGCAAGCAATCCGCGGGGAGAAAGAATTTCTGAAATTAGAGCTGCTGCATGGGAAGGGGAAGAAAATAACAAATGCTGCCTTAG GTATCAGAGAGAAGAAGCAAAAATCCAAGCTTGGGTCAACCTCCAAAGTGCAAAAGCGGAAGCTCAGTCAAGAAAGCTTGAG GTGAAAATACAGAAGATGAGTTCAAACCTGGAGGAGAAGCTGATGAAGAGGATGGCAGTAGTGCATACAAAAGCTGAGGAGTGGAGAGCAACAGCGAGGCAGCAGCACTCTGAACAAATCCACAAGGCCACCAACAATCCACACAAAATGATCACAAATAGGCACAACCCACATTTTTCTGGCCACATTTCTTGTGGCTGCTTCCCTTGCAGTAACATTAAGTAA